One genomic window of Daphnia pulex isolate KAP4 chromosome 10, ASM2113471v1 includes the following:
- the LOC124203958 gene encoding uncharacterized protein LOC124203958 isoform X2 yields MFQKAEKQSEITEKLTSSNKDAEKRREEQVRRENQSKFANENENRRSQGTDQGQSSRNKTRDEKSNTNKVDTELSGGGYGFSAGAKVGVENSNRHNAEKENEKSENANKKNVEEYDRKLENKERIQHNFDSESWADVDRISSTISEKLSNDSDSSRREEILKEEVEKLLQESRDNVEWDGEKFVPKPMQLSRINLGKFRDSQSFQDRNVRVRYTTAELSAPIKFLEHTELTVTDEWNNLRDELKATTELLRATVKNLYITNTGLSNAKNDLTNTNYKLEETQKELVKTRDDLTDLTKNLDGLYSKSKATEKELAETKITTGNLSTELKMNSNQLRQDLKVTEEKLQRDLRATSNDLETAKTNLASTRTELSSTKSAVADLTTKLNARTSEIVDIGKMPTSCADLQGMGQKANGFFSVKGLKKMEMIYCNFFANQNDKQKWIGYVDVKSAPVHFYVQRNSDFNTIETPIPFDLARVNEGNAMNLTSGVFTAPRPGIYFFSLMRNNAQYFWAGNNTDGVHTCQCGIDSNCVDPAVKCNCDALVPLQLVDDGVITDKNVLPITRLNFGRTQLETSSGVHTLGRLVCTGLVTFTGLPKSCKDLWLIGHTLNGFYSVMGSAKMESVYCDFTKLPDDAGFQKWIGYADVKSAPVNFYVQRESDFGTTATPIPFDLALVNEGNAMDLTSGIFTAPRPGIYFFSFTGLVRLSDSSHASFYSSLFLNGNSMGTSTVEENNGPVDQFSPLTLQSTLNLKKGDQLWVEINYSGSSSYLYDDGWHNTHFTGFMLEEQIGESL; encoded by the exons GGCACGGACCAAGGGCAATCCAGCCGCAATAAAACTAGAGATGAGAAATCGAATACAAACAAAGTTGACACGGAACTCAGTGGCGGTGGGTACGGCTTTAGTGCTGGCGCTAAAGTCGGAGTAGAAAATAGCAACAGGCACAatgccgaaaaagaaaatgagaagagTGAAAACgccaataagaaaaatgtagaaGAATATGACAGAAAGTtagagaataaagaaagaatccAACACAATTTCGACTCAGAAAGTTGGGCTGACGTGGACAGAATCAGTTCAACAATTTCAGAGAAATTGTCAAACGATTCCGATAGTTCCCGGCgtgaagaaattttgaaggaagaggttgaaaaattattacaagAAAGTAGAGACAACGTCGAATGGGACGGAGAGAAATTCGTGCCGAAACCGATGCAACTGAGCAGAATCAATTTGGGAAAATTTCGCGACTCTCAATCGTTTCAGGATCGCAACGTCCGTGTCCGTTACACGACCGCCGAACTGTCGGCACcgataaaatttttagaaCACACAGAATTGACCGTCACTGACGAATGGAACAATTTAAGGGACGAACTCAAag CCACCACTGAGTTGTTAAGAGCAACTgtgaaaaatttgtatataACGAATACCGGACTGAGTAATGCGAAGAACGATTTAACTAatacaaattataaattagaag AGACTCAAAAGGAGTTGGTGAAAACGAGGGATGATTTAACAGATTTAACCAAAAACCTCGATGGTTTATATTCAAAATCAAAGg cgaccgaaaaagaattggcaGAAACGAAAATAACGACCGGAAATTTATCAACTGAACTCAAAA TGAATTCAAACCAATTACGTCAAGATCTAAAAGTCACTGAAGAAAAACTTCAAAGAGATCTGAGAG CAACCTCAAATGATTTGGAAactgcaaaaacaaatttggccTCAACGAGAACGGAATTGAGCAGCACCAAGTCCGCCGTTGCAGATTTGACAACCAAATTAAAtg CCCGAACGAGTGAAATAGTCGACATTGGTAAAATGCCAACCTCATGTGCGGATCTGCAAGGAATGGGACAAAAAGCCAACGGATTCTTTTCCGTCAAAGGAttaaagaagatggaaatgatttactgCAACTTTTTTGCCAATCAAAATG acaaacagaaatggatcggatacgTCGACGTCAAATCGgcgcccgtccatttctacgtTCAGAGAAATTCAGATTTTAACACAATTGAAACTCCGATTCCGTTCGATTTGGCGCGAGTGAACGAGGGAAATGCCATGAATTTGACGTCAGGGGTATTCACGGCACCgcgaccgggaatttattttttctctttaatgcGCAATAATGCGCAATACTTTTGGGCCGGAAATAACACGGACGGAGTTCACACTTGCCAGTGCggaattgattcaaattgcGTCGATCCTGCGGTGAAATGCAATTGCGATGCTCTTGTGCCACTTCAATTAGTCGATGACG GTGTCATTACCGACAAAAATGTTCTGCCCATCACTCGTTTGAATTTCGGACGAACTCAACTGGAAACTTCATCCGGCGTCCACACGCTTGGCCGACTCGTGTGCACCGGATTAGTGACTTTCACTGGACTGCCAAAGTCGTGCAAAGATTTGTGGTTGATTGGCCACACCCTGAACGGATTTTATTCCGTCATGGGATCAGCGAAAATGGAATCCGTCTACTGCGATTTCACTAAACTCCCTGACGATGCGG gttttcagaaatggatcggatacgccgacgtcaaatcagcGCCCGTAAatttctacgtccagagaGAATCTGATTTTGGCACAACTGCAACTCCGATTCCGTTCGACTTGGCGTTGGTGAACGAGGGAAATGCCATGGATTTGACGTCAGGGATATTCACGGCCCCgcgaccgggaatttattttttctctttcacgggATTGGTGCGTCTTTCGGATTCATCTCATGCTTCgttttattcttctctttttttgaacggGAATTCAATGGGGACGAGTACTGTTGAAGAGAATAACGGCCCCGTTGATCAATTTAGTCCGTTGACCCTCCAGTCGACgctcaacttgaaaaaaggcgaTCAACTCTGGGTGGAGATTAATTATTCTGGTTCATCCTCGTATTTGTATGACGATGGTTGGCACAACacccatttcacgggtttcatgttggaggagcAAATTGGGGAGTCCCTTTGA
- the LOC124203958 gene encoding uncharacterized protein LOC124203958 isoform X1, giving the protein MFQKAEKQSEITEKLTSSNKDAEKRREEQVRRENQSKFANENENRRSQGTDQGQSSRNKTRDEKSNTNKVDTELSGGGYGFSAGAKVGVENSNRHNAEKENEKSENANKKNVEEYDRKLENKERIQHNFDSESWADVDRISSTISEKLSNDSDSSRREEILKEEVEKLLQESRDNVEWDGEKFVPKPMQLSRINLGKFRDSQSFQDRNVRVRYTTAELSAPIKFLEHTELTVTDEWNNLRDELKATTELLRATVKNLYITNTGLSNAKNDLTNTNYKLEGTKEELEKTKANVNNLSAQLNETKKELVKTNTELSNTKSDLTKTRIDLTDTNYKLEETQKELVKTRDDLTDLTKNLDGLYSKSKATEKELAETKITTGNLSTELKMNSNQLRQDLKVTEEKLQRDLRATSNDLETAKTNLASTRTELSSTKSAVADLTTKLNARTSEIVDIGKMPTSCADLQGMGQKANGFFSVKGLKKMEMIYCNFFANQNDKQKWIGYVDVKSAPVHFYVQRNSDFNTIETPIPFDLARVNEGNAMNLTSGVFTAPRPGIYFFSLMRNNAQYFWAGNNTDGVHTCQCGIDSNCVDPAVKCNCDALVPLQLVDDGVITDKNVLPITRLNFGRTQLETSSGVHTLGRLVCTGLVTFTGLPKSCKDLWLIGHTLNGFYSVMGSAKMESVYCDFTKLPDDAGFQKWIGYADVKSAPVNFYVQRESDFGTTATPIPFDLALVNEGNAMDLTSGIFTAPRPGIYFFSFTGLVRLSDSSHASFYSSLFLNGNSMGTSTVEENNGPVDQFSPLTLQSTLNLKKGDQLWVEINYSGSSSYLYDDGWHNTHFTGFMLEEQIGESL; this is encoded by the exons GGCACGGACCAAGGGCAATCCAGCCGCAATAAAACTAGAGATGAGAAATCGAATACAAACAAAGTTGACACGGAACTCAGTGGCGGTGGGTACGGCTTTAGTGCTGGCGCTAAAGTCGGAGTAGAAAATAGCAACAGGCACAatgccgaaaaagaaaatgagaagagTGAAAACgccaataagaaaaatgtagaaGAATATGACAGAAAGTtagagaataaagaaagaatccAACACAATTTCGACTCAGAAAGTTGGGCTGACGTGGACAGAATCAGTTCAACAATTTCAGAGAAATTGTCAAACGATTCCGATAGTTCCCGGCgtgaagaaattttgaaggaagaggttgaaaaattattacaagAAAGTAGAGACAACGTCGAATGGGACGGAGAGAAATTCGTGCCGAAACCGATGCAACTGAGCAGAATCAATTTGGGAAAATTTCGCGACTCTCAATCGTTTCAGGATCGCAACGTCCGTGTCCGTTACACGACCGCCGAACTGTCGGCACcgataaaatttttagaaCACACAGAATTGACCGTCACTGACGAATGGAACAATTTAAGGGACGAACTCAAag CCACCACTGAGTTGTTAAGAGCAACTgtgaaaaatttgtatataACGAATACCGGACTGAGTAATGCGAAGAACGATTTAACTAatacaaattataaattagaag GGACTAAAGAGGAGTTGGAGAAAACGAAGGCCAACGTCAATAATTTATCTGCCCAATTAAAtg AGACTAAAAAGGAGTTGGTGAAAACAAATACCGAATTGAGTAATACGAAGAGTGATTTAACTAAAACGCGAATTGATTTAACTGatacaaattataaattagaag AGACTCAAAAGGAGTTGGTGAAAACGAGGGATGATTTAACAGATTTAACCAAAAACCTCGATGGTTTATATTCAAAATCAAAGg cgaccgaaaaagaattggcaGAAACGAAAATAACGACCGGAAATTTATCAACTGAACTCAAAA TGAATTCAAACCAATTACGTCAAGATCTAAAAGTCACTGAAGAAAAACTTCAAAGAGATCTGAGAG CAACCTCAAATGATTTGGAAactgcaaaaacaaatttggccTCAACGAGAACGGAATTGAGCAGCACCAAGTCCGCCGTTGCAGATTTGACAACCAAATTAAAtg CCCGAACGAGTGAAATAGTCGACATTGGTAAAATGCCAACCTCATGTGCGGATCTGCAAGGAATGGGACAAAAAGCCAACGGATTCTTTTCCGTCAAAGGAttaaagaagatggaaatgatttactgCAACTTTTTTGCCAATCAAAATG acaaacagaaatggatcggatacgTCGACGTCAAATCGgcgcccgtccatttctacgtTCAGAGAAATTCAGATTTTAACACAATTGAAACTCCGATTCCGTTCGATTTGGCGCGAGTGAACGAGGGAAATGCCATGAATTTGACGTCAGGGGTATTCACGGCACCgcgaccgggaatttattttttctctttaatgcGCAATAATGCGCAATACTTTTGGGCCGGAAATAACACGGACGGAGTTCACACTTGCCAGTGCggaattgattcaaattgcGTCGATCCTGCGGTGAAATGCAATTGCGATGCTCTTGTGCCACTTCAATTAGTCGATGACG GTGTCATTACCGACAAAAATGTTCTGCCCATCACTCGTTTGAATTTCGGACGAACTCAACTGGAAACTTCATCCGGCGTCCACACGCTTGGCCGACTCGTGTGCACCGGATTAGTGACTTTCACTGGACTGCCAAAGTCGTGCAAAGATTTGTGGTTGATTGGCCACACCCTGAACGGATTTTATTCCGTCATGGGATCAGCGAAAATGGAATCCGTCTACTGCGATTTCACTAAACTCCCTGACGATGCGG gttttcagaaatggatcggatacgccgacgtcaaatcagcGCCCGTAAatttctacgtccagagaGAATCTGATTTTGGCACAACTGCAACTCCGATTCCGTTCGACTTGGCGTTGGTGAACGAGGGAAATGCCATGGATTTGACGTCAGGGATATTCACGGCCCCgcgaccgggaatttattttttctctttcacgggATTGGTGCGTCTTTCGGATTCATCTCATGCTTCgttttattcttctctttttttgaacggGAATTCAATGGGGACGAGTACTGTTGAAGAGAATAACGGCCCCGTTGATCAATTTAGTCCGTTGACCCTCCAGTCGACgctcaacttgaaaaaaggcgaTCAACTCTGGGTGGAGATTAATTATTCTGGTTCATCCTCGTATTTGTATGACGATGGTTGGCACAACacccatttcacgggtttcatgttggaggagcAAATTGGGGAGTCCCTTTGA
- the LOC124203966 gene encoding zinc finger Ran-binding domain-containing protein 2-like isoform X1, protein MATKFRPSDGDWTCPDESCGNVNFARRSACNRCGKAKEDDKAKAKKLGMEIGKDAAEKSKGLFSADDWMCTKCGNVNWARRGTCNVCNAPRFGEVEERTGYGGGYNERGTVEYKEREESDDEFDEFGRIKKKFRKNDVNSDELPSTSREPKTLDDEEEDEEEDDDDGDLSKYDLSGWGDESNENPEEKKSSPVNDAPVKSENGSKSSGVRHSEKSRSPGRSRSSSRDRSGSRSSRSRRSDKRSDRRRRRSRSSSDRSRSRSRSRFGLPIKGFHF, encoded by the exons ATGGCTACGAAATTTCGGCCTAGTGATGGCGATTGGACTTGTCCTGATGAAAG CTGTGGAAATGTCAACTTTGCTAGACGAAGTGCCTGCAATCGTTGTGGGAAAGCCAAAGAAG ATGACAAAGCAAAAGCTAAGAAGCTTGGCATGGAAATCGGGAAAGATGCAGCAGAGAAGAGCAAGGGCCTTTTTAGTGCAGATGATTGGATGTGTACAAA ATGTGGAAATGTAAACTGGGCCAGAAGAGGAACTTGCAATGTATGCAATGCCCCAAGGTTTGGAGAAGTGGAAGAACGAACAG GTTATGGAGGAGGCTACAATGAACGTGGAACAGTAGAgtataaagaaagagaagagtcaGATGATGAATTTGATGAATTCGGACGTATCAAGAAAAAGTTCAGGAAAAATGATGTG AACTCTGATGAGTTACCTTCAACATCACGTGAACCAAAAACATTagacgacgaggaggaggatgaggaagaagatgatgatgatggagattTATCAAAATACGATCTTAGTGGTTGGGGTGACGAAAGTAACGAGAATcccgaagaaaagaaatcatcacCTGTCAACGATGCTCCagtaaaatcagaaaatggCAGCAAATCCAGCGGAGTGCGTCACTCTGAAAA ATCCAGGTCTCCCGGTCGTTCCAGGTCGTCTTCTCGTGATCGATCCGGTTCTAGGTCAAG CAGGAGCAGAAGGTCAGATAAACGCAGTGATCGCCGCCGACGCCGTTCAAGATCTTCAAGCGACCGTTCTAGAAGCCGTTCTCGGTCCAGGTTTGGTTTGCCAATCAAGGGCTTTCATTTTTAG
- the LOC124203966 gene encoding zinc finger Ran-binding domain-containing protein 2-like isoform X2, whose protein sequence is MATKFRPSDGDWTCPDESCGNVNFARRSACNRCGKAKEDDKAKAKKLGMEIGKDAAEKSKGLFSADDWMCTKCGNVNWARRGTCNVCNAPRFGEVEERTGYGGGYNERGTVEYKEREESDDEFDEFGRIKKKFRKNDVNSDELPSTSREPKTLDDEEEDEEEDDDDGDLSKYDLSGWGDESNENPEEKKSSPVNDAPVKSENGSKSSGVRHSEKSRSPGRSRSSSRDRSGSRSSRSRRSDKRSDRRRRRSRSSSDRSRSRSRSRSRSRSRRRR, encoded by the exons ATGGCTACGAAATTTCGGCCTAGTGATGGCGATTGGACTTGTCCTGATGAAAG CTGTGGAAATGTCAACTTTGCTAGACGAAGTGCCTGCAATCGTTGTGGGAAAGCCAAAGAAG ATGACAAAGCAAAAGCTAAGAAGCTTGGCATGGAAATCGGGAAAGATGCAGCAGAGAAGAGCAAGGGCCTTTTTAGTGCAGATGATTGGATGTGTACAAA ATGTGGAAATGTAAACTGGGCCAGAAGAGGAACTTGCAATGTATGCAATGCCCCAAGGTTTGGAGAAGTGGAAGAACGAACAG GTTATGGAGGAGGCTACAATGAACGTGGAACAGTAGAgtataaagaaagagaagagtcaGATGATGAATTTGATGAATTCGGACGTATCAAGAAAAAGTTCAGGAAAAATGATGTG AACTCTGATGAGTTACCTTCAACATCACGTGAACCAAAAACATTagacgacgaggaggaggatgaggaagaagatgatgatgatggagattTATCAAAATACGATCTTAGTGGTTGGGGTGACGAAAGTAACGAGAATcccgaagaaaagaaatcatcacCTGTCAACGATGCTCCagtaaaatcagaaaatggCAGCAAATCCAGCGGAGTGCGTCACTCTGAAAA ATCCAGGTCTCCCGGTCGTTCCAGGTCGTCTTCTCGTGATCGATCCGGTTCTAGGTCAAG CAGGAGCAGAAGGTCAGATAAACGCAGTGATCGCCGCCGACGCCGTTCAAGATCTTCAAGCGACCGTTCTAGAAGCCGTTCTCGGTCCAG GTCTCGTTCTAGAAGCCGCAGACGTCGCTAA
- the LOC124203966 gene encoding zinc finger Ran-binding domain-containing protein 2-like isoform X3, whose amino-acid sequence MATKFRPSDGDWTCPDESCGNVNFARRSACNRCGKAKEDDKAKAKKLGMEIGKDAAEKSKGLFSADDWMCTKCGNVNWARRGTCNVCNAPRFGEVEERTGYGGGYNERGTVEYKEREESDDEFDEFGRIKKKFRKNDVNSDELPSTSREPKTLDDEEEDEEEDDDDGDLSKYDLSGWGDESNENPEEKKSSPVNDAPVKSENGSKSSGIQVSRSFQVVFS is encoded by the exons ATGGCTACGAAATTTCGGCCTAGTGATGGCGATTGGACTTGTCCTGATGAAAG CTGTGGAAATGTCAACTTTGCTAGACGAAGTGCCTGCAATCGTTGTGGGAAAGCCAAAGAAG ATGACAAAGCAAAAGCTAAGAAGCTTGGCATGGAAATCGGGAAAGATGCAGCAGAGAAGAGCAAGGGCCTTTTTAGTGCAGATGATTGGATGTGTACAAA ATGTGGAAATGTAAACTGGGCCAGAAGAGGAACTTGCAATGTATGCAATGCCCCAAGGTTTGGAGAAGTGGAAGAACGAACAG GTTATGGAGGAGGCTACAATGAACGTGGAACAGTAGAgtataaagaaagagaagagtcaGATGATGAATTTGATGAATTCGGACGTATCAAGAAAAAGTTCAGGAAAAATGATGTG AACTCTGATGAGTTACCTTCAACATCACGTGAACCAAAAACATTagacgacgaggaggaggatgaggaagaagatgatgatgatggagattTATCAAAATACGATCTTAGTGGTTGGGGTGACGAAAGTAACGAGAATcccgaagaaaagaaatcatcacCTGTCAACGATGCTCCagtaaaatcagaaaatggCAGCAAATCCAGCGGA ATCCAGGTCTCCCGGTCGTTCCAGGTCGTCTTCTCGTGA
- the LOC124203969 gene encoding translocon-associated protein subunit delta-like — protein sequence MSCKLLVVFSIAVCFSAVSASSCSSPSLTSTSFTTLDGTILTNIAYVSQFKLSCDGEPADIPLYAEVGGKPLSVVKSKETNEYVVSWLEETKKAPRGNFEIKVYDDEGYAAVRKAQRNGEDTSAVPTVGVVVLYHPGAYTGPWINSELAAVIVAFGVLYYAVTTKTKLEA from the exons ATGTCTTGCAAATTGTTGGTCGTGTTTTCCATCGCCGTTTGTTTCTCCGCTGTCTCAG cTTCCTCCTGCTCAAGTCCAAGTTTGACCTCCACATCTTTCACCACTCTCGATGGCACCATTCTCACAAATATCGCCTATGTCTCCCAGTTTAAACTGAGCTGCGATGGAGAGCCTGCT GATATCCCACTGTATGCCGAGGTTGGTGGCAAACCCTTGTCTGTTGTAAAGAGCAAGGAAACCAACGAATATGTTGTCAGCTGGTTGGAGGAAACCAAGAAAGCTCCCCGTGGAAACTTTGAAATCAAAGTCTACGATGATGAAGGTTACGCTGCCGTTCGCAAG GCTCAACGCAACGGTGAAGACACCTCCGCTGTTCCAACTGTCGGTGTTGTGGTCCTGTACCATCCC GGTGCCTACACTGGACCGTGGATCAACTCTGAATTAGCTGCTGTTATTGTTGCATTTGGTGTGTTATACTACGCCGTGACAACAAAGACGAAACTGGAGGCATAA
- the LOC124203960 gene encoding serine/threonine-protein kinase PLK1-like: MGSLRHESRHLLYPPQQRNSPVPSSTAIMTSPISVLAAQLKNSTSSSPSAGCKEPNNESMDSGVAGLRDGLTTPHGGSPTSATSSSSSSSHVLLNHHHAQQQQSALATTPSSTLLLPPVHDDGLQYIVDRSKNTTYLKGRFLGKGGFARVHELTDLTTGHVYAGKIIPKSRITKPHHKEKIAREIELHRNLVHLNVVRFYHCFEDSENVYIILENCSKKSLVHVMKHRKTLTEPEVRFYLRQLADGLRYVHGARIVHRDLKLGNMFLSENMTVKIGDFGLAARLHAETKVTICGTPNYIAPEVLSRQGHGYEADLWAMGCIMYAMLVGQPPFETSTLAETYSRIAHNMYVIPQWVSRPARSLIRQLLAPDPAHRPTLDQVLKHDFFTSGFMPVSLPPSCCSKAPTFASNDSGIKSDGDSTNENTSPLAPHHLRVPSSFQGNRSRPESVKVPSNGNNQSQKDQRVARSHSLKETPACRKEKKEAQQQQQQQTQQQQQQHRGLPGSLKQKITNVLCPDRTTDDHNNKEPSGRVGPPPPPTSAAPAVQQQQQQQPSLYTALDSCLYHAAQVPSNPCPVPCNPLFISKWIDYSNKYGFGFQLSDRAVGVLFNDSTRISYSGDRNRLDFQDATGKTSSYSLNALPSYLMERLTLLRYFAQYMDENLTEGGDSQQQQEQASTTPSTSPVHRRRSFVHMKRWVRTPKAIIMQLDNNTLQINFFKDHTKIVLSADTTSTSAVTQYWVTYINSDRLSATYRLVDISQLGCESTLRERLVFALTVLREFAELDGDKI, encoded by the exons ATGGGTTCGTTGAGACACGAGTCTCGCCATTTGCTTTACCCACCCCAGCAACGCAACAGTCCAGTGCCTTCGTCGACAGCCATCATGACGAGTCCGATTTCCGTATTGGCCGCCCAGTTGAAGAATAGCACATCATCGAGTCCGTCTGCCGGATGCAAAGAGCCCAACAACGAGTCGATGGATTCCGGGGTGGCTGGTCTTCGCGATGGTCTGACGACGCCCCATGGGGGTTCGCCCACTTCCGCTACGagtagcagtagcagcagcagtcacgTTCTGCTCAACCACCATCacgctcagcagcagcaatcagCTTTGGCCACCACCCCGTCATCCACCCTGCTGCTGCCACCAGTTCACGATGACGGACTCCAGTACATTGTCGACCGGAGCAAAAATACAACTTACCTCAAAGGCAGATTCCTGGGAAAG gGTGGATTCGCACGGGTCCATGAACTGACGGATTTGACGACTGGACATGTCTACGCGGGTAAAATCATCCCAAAATCGCGCATCACCAAACCTCACCacaaagaaaag aTCGCCAGGGAAATTGAACTGCATCGCAACTTGGTTCACCTCAACGTGGTTCGATTCTATCACTGTTTCGAGGACTCTGAAAATGTCTACATCATTCTGGAGAATTGTtccaaaaag AGTCTGGTGCACGTGATGAAACATCGTAAAACATTGACGGAACCCGAAGTTCGTTTTTACTTGCGCCAGCTGGCCGACGGTCTCCGCTACGTCCACGGCGCTCGAATCGTTCACCGTGATCTCAAGCTGGGCAACATGTTCCTCTCTGAGAACATGACGGTCAAAATTGGCGATTTCGGATTGGCTGCCCGCCTCCACGCCGAAACTAAagt GACGATATGCGGAACGCCGAACTATATCGCGCCGGAAGTGTTGAGTCGCCAAGGACACGGATACGAAGCCGATCTCTGGGCCATGGGCTGCATCAT GTACGCCATGTTGGTTGGGCAGCCGCCGTTTGAGACGTCGACGTTGGCCGAGACGTACTCGCGGATCGCCCACAATATGTACGTGATTCCTCAATGGGTGTCTCGTCCGGCTCGCTCGTTGATCCGCCAGTTGTTGGCCCCCGATCCGGCCCACCGCCCCACGTTGGATCAGGTGCTGAAACACGATTTCTTCACCAGCGGATTCATGCCCGTCTCACTGCCTCCGTCGTGCTGCTCCAAAGCCCCGACGTTCGCCTCCAACGACAGCGGAATCAAGTCGGACGGAGATTCCACTAATGAGAATACCAGTCCGTTAGCGCCGCATCACCTCCGCGTCCCGTCTAGTTTTCAAGGCAACAGATCACGCCCGGAATCCGTCAAG gtTCCCAGCAATGGTAATAACCAGAGTCAAAAGGATCAACGCGTTGCCAGAAGTCACAGTTTGAAGGAGACGCCGGCCTGtcggaaggagaagaaagaggctcaacaacaacaacagcagcagacgcaacaacaacagcagcagcacagaggTCTTCCTGGCTCTTTGAAGCAAAAGATAACCAACGTTTTGTGTCCCGATCGAACGACCGACGACCACAACAATAAGGAGCCGAGCGGAAGGGTTGGTCCTCCGCCTCCTCCAACATCTGCAGCACCTGccgtacaacaacaacagcaacaacaaccgtctTTGTACACCGCCTTAGATTCTTGCCTTTATCACGCAGCCCAAG ttCCGTCAAACCCGTGCCCGGTGCCGTGTAATCCGCTCTTCATTTCCAAATGGATCGACTACTCGAACAAGTACGGCTTCGGTTTCCAGCTGTCTGACCGAGCCGTGGGCGTCCTGTTCAATGACAGCACCAGGATAAGCTACTCTGGCGACCGGAA TCGCTTGGACTTCCAAGACGCCACCGGTAAGACGAGTAGCTACAGTCTGAACGCTCTTCCATCGTATCTGATGGAGCGGCTGACTCTCCTTCGCTATTTCGCCCAATATATGGATGAGAATTTGACGGAAGGAGGCGacagccagcagcaacaggaaCAGGCCTCGACGACACCGTCGACGTCACCCGTGCACAGACGTCGATCCTTTGTCCACATGAAGCGTTGGGTGCGCACGCCCAAGGCTATCATTATGCAATTAGACAACAACACGCTCCAg ATCAACTTTTTCAAAGATCACACCAAGATCGTCTTGTCGGCCGACACGACCTCGACGTCGGCCGTCACCCAGTATTGGGTAACTTACATCAACAGCGACCGATTGAGCGCCACCTACCGTTTGGTGGACATTTCCCAACTCGGTTGCGAATCGACGCTGCGCGAACGGCTCGTCTTCGCCCTGACGGTGTTGCGCGAATTCGCCGAATTGGACGGCGACAAAATCTGA
- the LOC124203967 gene encoding ERI1 exoribonuclease 3-like, with translation MYNSVGKWLVIPSARTASRQFSLSNRCNESRQRFERLLVLDFEATCDSQRGTIRPQEIIEFPVLNVETNGFEIVGTFHRYVKPQVHPTLTPFCTSLTGIIQDMVEDAAPLKEVMEDFHKWLLSQHLLNKEFAVVTCGDWDLKELLPRQFLHTGQVVPAYFKSWINIKMIFAESTGVYPRNLPHMLSHAKLVHFGRLHSGIDDCHNIAAVVRFLGRRSQCWRLTSFLED, from the exons ATGTACAACTCGGTCGGTAAGTGGCTAGTTATTCCATCAGCACGAACTGCTTCTCGTCAATTTAGTTTGTCTAATCGCTGCAATGAATCCCGCCAACGTTTTGAACGCTTGTTGGTTCTCGATTTTGAGGCCACCTGCGATAGCCAACGTGGCACCATTCGACCACAG GAGATTATCGAGTTCCCTGTTCTCAATGTGGAGACAAATGGGTTTGAGATAGTGGGCACTTTTCATCGCTATGTCAAACCACAAGTCCACCCCACCCTGACACCTTTCTGCACCAGCCTCACAGGGATTATTCAG GATATGGTCGAAGATGCAGCCCCCTTGAAAGAAGTAATGGAAGACTTCCACAAATGGCTCCTATCTCAACATCTGCTAAACAAAGAATTCGCTGTCGTGACTTGCGGCGATTGGGACTTGAAGGAGCTCCTCCCACGTCAATTCCTCCATACGGGACAGGTCGTACCTGCTTATTTCAAGTCGTGGATCAATATCAAGATg atattCGCCGAGTCCACTGGAGTTTACCCACGTAATCTCCCTCACATGTTGTCCCACGCCAAACTGGTCCATTTTGGTCGATTACACAGTGGAATTG ATGATTGCCATAATATTGCAGCAGTTGTTCGTTTCCTGGGCCGGCGTTCTCAGTGCTGGCGACTGACAAGTTTTTTGGAAGATTAA